The genomic stretch CTCATTCCTATACTCAACTCTCAAATTTTACTTGTgatattgttattattattttatattattctgatacccaatatatatatatatatatatattatatatatatatatatatatatatatatatatatatatatatatatatatatatatatatatatttgaaaacCCTAAAGGTGTATTAAAAAACAAGTGAGAGATAGAAATAATAATATACAATGTCACACATACAATATGATAAATTAGTGTTCAAATGATTGGTATAATCCAATTTAATCTCAATTAAACTTTAAAATCTTGAACCCTAATTTCTATTGATTTAATATCTAGTTTGATTTTGATTAGCTTATAATAAAATTTCACGTCTTTTAAATTCTATAACTACTCTTGAAGTTACACATCTTTTTGTTATTTATCTCCTTGTTTATTTCTATATCATTTTAAAGTATAATGAATACAGTGTTTTAATCCTAAAATTAATGTGATATGATTAGAGGAAGGAAAAAAAATATTTAAGCCCACACGTGCCAAAACTTGTGGCCATTCTCATAATTTGGTTTTAAAATAGCTTTAGGATAGGGATCACTTTTTTGGGTACTACCAAACAATAAGAATGTGGGCccgtttgttttggctttttttaaaaatgatttttatagtgttacatattttagtgtaaaaaaaatttacaaagaaatttttcataaaagtttcaaatgaaaatttggtttgaatagttatttttaaaatgttattttaggtatttcatcattttatcgaaactttttttggatatcaaattttcaaaaaatcacttaattttgaagctatttcaaatagcttttcataaaaatcatttttaagatacaaatttttgaaaaaattgtgattttgattatgttttgatcttcaataatgtataaTTATGTTATAGAATGAATAATTCAATCTcttaatttataaaaaataaatttagaaaaacttgtaatattttgaaaaacatttttgtataatccattttcaaaaatacaaagaaaaaatccatttttttaaagctaaaacaaactggcCCTGTATCTAGATTaagaaaaatcaattaaatcgataatttaaattaaattaaatagataaaaatgattattaaatagataaaaataattatttttggTTTGATTTTGTAACCGATGAACCAATCCAATGATATAGTTATTGTCTAAATATTTTATTCCATCTATCATTAAATCAAAAATTTATATCAGTCCAACCATTCTCCATCTTTTTTTATGTTTCATTCATTTTAGAAAAACACGCAACTAGAACTAATCAGCGAAACAGTGAACTATTGCTCTTACTGTCCTCCACTACCGTTGCTCTCTCTACCGTCGTCCTGATATGTTATGGTCGTCTTTTTCGTGTTCAAGTTCTCATCTTTAgttttcatattttttttttcaacaaAATTTCTTCTAATCTTGTTATAAAATAGTTTTGATACATGTTTGAGGTGTGAATGCTAATTTATGTGTATTGAAATTTTTGATTGTTATTGTTGTGCTTTATTTGTTAAAATTTTAATTCCCTTCATAACCCTATAATGCAAAGTGTCAACTTTTATATTTAATTGTGAACTTTTTTTATAATGCAATGAAAATCTTATCACTGTTTCGTATAGATTATGAGTAATTTGTAATTTATTTGAAAACATAGAGTATCAAATAAATTACctaaaatatattattttaaaaaataatagCATTAAATATATCGAAAAATACGAGaatatatttataaatataatattttagAAAATATTATAAATCAATCAATCGAATCAAATCAAACCGGttaatttaatttgatttaatttttaaaaaatattaaaaatcaaaccaaaccaaatcgATGGAGATATTATCACGTCGAATTTTTTTTAACTAAAAACCGATCCATTTAATATCGATTACACACCTACCAAACAATGCTTAAGAACTTGGGGTGAACATGCACAAGACACCTGTTCTAAATCCTCCATCATTATTTTGAAAGTGAATAAAGAGTTGCATCATTGCTGAACTCATCAAGATACAACCTATATCATACTATCTTTTTAGCATCCATGTTATAGAGGGCGATTAGAATAAGTCCAACCATAACCATAACCTTATCAGTGGAACTAAATCTTCATTAAAAAAATGTATTTATTCTGGTCAAAACATTCTCAAAGTATCCAAACCTTTTAGAAATTGGCTGCTGACTAAAAAAGTATAATGTGAAACTAAATATTATCCAATATTCCAATAATATTCTCATCAATTTGAATGTAGCAAAATCAAGACATGGACATCCAAGTATTTGATTCAAAGAATCATGTCCAAAAATCAAAGTAACAGATATACATGTAAAACAACAGTGGTCCCAAATTGGAGCATAGTAATGGCATGACGCATGCTACTAGGAATAAGAAAAAGATTATCCTATCCTATCATTGTCCTCCAATCAAGGCCATGCAACTCCTCATAAACGACAAAAATCTTTCAACCATAAAACACCCACCATTCTCCTTTCAAACATTTCAAACACCTTCCATTTTCTATCCCTTTTCATGTGTCACATACATTATCAGAACTCTTTTGTAGGATCTTAAACAATGGAGAGTAGTACTACAAGCTCTGAACTCCCTCCTGGCTTTAGATTTCACCCAACTGATGAAGAATTGATTGTGTATTACCTTTGTAATCAAGCCACATCAAAGCCATGTCCTGCTTCTATCATACCAGAAGTTGATATCTATAAATTTGATCCATGGGAATTGCCAGgtatatatacatacatattgTAACATCATTTCACAAAATTTAGTAATATGTAAAGGTGAAAATATTCATTAGATATGTCTGTGTCGTATATCAATCCGAAATGATGATGTTATGTAGCTATGCAGACTTCATCAATGAAGTCAAGACACAGACACCAGATACAATATAGACACGTCTTCAATCTGAAGGGATGGTGTTATATAGCTAAGTAGGTTTTGTTCGTGATTATGTACTAACGAATGATTGAATGCAGATAAATCGGAGTTTGCAGAGAATGAATGGTATTTCTTTAGTCCAAGAGAAAGAAAGTACCCAAATGGGGTGAGGCCTAATAGAGCAACTTTATCTGGTTACTGGAAAGCTACTGGCACAGACAAACCAATCAACACTGGATCAAAGCAAATTGGAGTCAAAAAATCTTTAGTCTTTTACAAGGGTAGGCCACCAAAGGGAATCAAAACTAATTGGATCATGCACGAGTATCGATTAATCGGATCACAAAAACAAACTAGCAAACATATTGGATCCATGAGGGTAAAGCCCCTCAAACCTTAACCAATTTGCAATATCCGTTGTTACTTTCCAAATTTCAAGAGTTTATTTAACTATGTTTAATGTGTTTTTTCTCGTATGTGTCATCAGCTAGATGACTGGGTTTTGTGCAGGATCTATAAGAAGAAACACATGCAAAAAACATCGCAGCAAAAAGAGGACTATTCAACTCTTCAGTTCAATGATTCTACGATAGCGAATAACAACGAACAAGAAAGGATGAACATGAACCTGAACCTTACAAGAAGTTGTTCACTTACTTATCTTTTAGATATGAATTACTTTACTCCAATCTTATCTGATGGTTCAacttttgattttcaaatcaaTAATTCAAATATTGGGATAGACCCTTTTGTAAAACCTCAGCAAGTTGAAATGAGTAACCATTATGAAGCAGATTCGATCACAAATCAGTCATTCTTTGTGAAGCAAATGTATAATTCTTTAGGATAAGAATTTAGATTGGCTAGATATGTTTAAAGAACTATgtcatttttatttatttataagtAGAAATTGAACTATGTCAAATATATTTTATACCATAGAATAGAATGGATTTTCATTTTCAATCCTTTGTTGACACTGTTTATACAAATTGTAACATTTTTAATGGCTCTTAATAAAAATTCACATATGGAATCACCTTCCAAACTTGACATGTTCAAACAGATGCTTAGAGATTATGCTTCATAAGGATTTGAAATATGATTGGACCACTTCTACATTTTTTTTAGCGAGGAAATAAAGTGATGATAATCATCAGAAACTCACACATATAACTGTGAGGATCAGGACTCAAAATATGATAATAACGTCAATCTTAATAATATTGATTTCTGTCAGATGAGTTAAAATTTGTGTACCACTTATAGATATTAATTACAAAGATGATTAGTTTTGACCGAGAATATATTTTTGGCAAATTTTAAGTCAAATAACTTCATCCAAAGATGTTTTCAAAGTTGATGTGATTCTTTATTTGTACATTGCCTAATCAAAATGATGACTGCAATGTTGATTCAAAGTTAAATTTAGAATTCTTGGAAATGTTAGGCCTATGACACGAAGCAGATCAGATTAAGCACTTTGTTTAGACTAATAAATCCATATCAGTCTAATGATTATGACATGAC from Lathyrus oleraceus cultivar Zhongwan6 chromosome 7, CAAS_Psat_ZW6_1.0, whole genome shotgun sequence encodes the following:
- the LOC127102954 gene encoding NAC transcription factor 29 translates to MESSTTSSELPPGFRFHPTDEELIVYYLCNQATSKPCPASIIPEVDIYKFDPWELPDKSEFAENEWYFFSPRERKYPNGVRPNRATLSGYWKATGTDKPINTGSKQIGVKKSLVFYKGRPPKGIKTNWIMHEYRLIGSQKQTSKHIGSMRLDDWVLCRIYKKKHMQKTSQQKEDYSTLQFNDSTIANNNEQERMNMNLNLTRSCSLTYLLDMNYFTPILSDGSTFDFQINNSNIGIDPFVKPQQVEMSNHYEADSITNQSFFVKQMYNSLG